A single window of Haliotis asinina isolate JCU_RB_2024 chromosome 5, JCU_Hal_asi_v2, whole genome shotgun sequence DNA harbors:
- the LOC137283955 gene encoding beta-1,3-galactosyltransferase 5-like, translated as MVSLYLYLVGFPSPAIGVQNARTRHLGTVLGNRNDKQHAIDIVSSKILPLKHPAYEQIPGLFNYSVLKEGEERHPLVNLHQYQFTLNSDLCLRGHVYLLIIVHSALGHFSYRRRIRETFGSVRKAWNKTVVLVFTVGVSNNETLQNSVVREANEFKDIIQGNFIDVYRNLSIKHIMGYHWMLNHCPEAAFVLKTDDDMFVNPYVIVKYLTQLKESTNQLLGAIAHRFAPWRDPTVKWFVSAAQYPFKTWPDFCQGLGFIVSKDVLLKLYHASSVTRFVPMDDVFVTGVIRSNLGINATDYGDLRYKCTTRARVPVSKFLRTGVMFTFDSCLKSAFKNASAMKMYTNGTYHLSMSDKSIFVS; from the coding sequence ATGGTGTCGCTTTACCTGTACCTTGTCGGATTCCCATCTCCTGCCATAGGTGTACAAAACGCGCGTACACGCCACCTGGGTACGGTCCTCGGGAACAGAAATGACAAGCAACATGCCATTGACATTGTCTCCAGTAAGATCCTTCCACTCAAACATCCCGCTTATGAACAGATACCTGGATTGTTCAACTATTCTGTGTTAAAGGAAGGTGAAGAGAGACATCCTCTTGTAAATCTGCATCAGTACCAGTTCACCTTGAACTCTGACCTCTGTCTGAGAGGTCACGTGTATCTGCTAATAATTGTTCACTCAGCCTTGGGTCATTTCAGTTATCGACGTCGAATCCGAGAAACCTTCGGAAGCGTTCGTAAAGCGTGGAATAAAACAGTCGTCCTTGTTTTTACCGTCGGGGTTTCAAATAATGAAACACTTCAAAACAGTGTCGTAAGAGAAGCTAACGAATTTAAAGATATAATTCAAGGGAATTTCATTGATGTATATAGAAATCTGAGTATAAAACACATAATGGGTTATCACTGGATGCTGAATCATTGTCCTGAAGCAGCCTTTGTGTTGAAGAcagatgatgacatgtttgtaAACCCATATGTGATTGTTAAGTATCTAACTCAGCTAAAGGAATCTACCAATCAGCTCCTAGGTGCAATTGCTCACAGGTTTGCCCCATGGAGGGATCCAACAGTGAAATGGTTCGTCTCAGCTGCCCAATATCCTTTTAAAACGTGGCCCGATTTTTGTCAAGGACTTGGTTTTATTGTGTCCAAAGACGTGTTGCTGAAGCTTTACCATGCATCCTCGGTGACGCGCTTTGTCCCTATGGATGATGTATTTGTCACGGGCGTTATAAGATCAAATTTAGGCATTAATGCTACAGATTATGGGGACCTGAGATACAAATGTACGACAAGAGCAAGAGTGCCCGTGTCGAAATTTCTCAGGACTGGAGTGATGTTCACATTTGATTCCTGTCTAAAGAGTGCGTTCAAGAATGCGAGCGCAATGAAAATGTACACCAATGGTACATACCATTTGTCCATGTCGGACAaaagtatatttgtttcataa
- the LOC137284799 gene encoding uncharacterized protein translates to MKAPEMSCYSCRENGNCSQGSVWCSTCEIYLCTTCHRIHSTLPVSRDHTVTDVEGTRIRNKNKCEKHSNRTLEFYCKDCMKTVCPVCCVLYHRKCESVVTLQSMIPEMRSTLQENSQIISIKITDIHSKVSANRSIYTQMQQGITGLQSEITSYCQLTRELITEKEDVMLKDLDKRTREQRETLHDLIKSGESEEVMHKQHVEFIQRTLESEDTMDIYEVYQACLSGEILATSIEDYAITKIQPNLAVKVKAELENIRTILNESLLLCSESHNAGSVSSTIAKDMQARDDRGCIGTVEESDDTGIHGNLETKQESESDRQGPKLDTDEQIKTDSKRNFWNGLDANFHDGPMKNNDKGGTDMEKDATCESKLWSMSPDESDSLHMVTMCAKSSKLQRSRKRHNSAPQLNSDSHTTVKAAPNDKECLDVGSVHGGMFDTQKPLAGDVKILGTVFTEAFPLKSEQMHQSVPNLTTKRHDGTDLSLHLETEHSCSSSRGILSTWNGDTSTTNREELELKRDLTPGTVSERTETQGPEVQESESLKSKIFLPHDNNSVVEESFTDDLENVLKDESVQMLKVDKQNGDDHEESNGDLLEDTKTDTKETDDNVSRSLQEHQRSETEGAYNFHSDSLPVYHDTIQAVNSLDLAVLSVEHGFVYAVTNAMDRAVKCIYRTSKKRCENTLRISNLPWAVAKMSNTMVAVTVPRARQIVLANVDPELRLHSIIRTHKGYYGLAVLEDSMFVAGNTSDSCIDILALSGRVIRTISNSSVKCPNFICPTPKQGFIVSDRQTKTVTCFTATGEVDFTYSSQEQGFKENRGIVTTDSGHVLVADAEADKVLLLTEKGQYVRDVLTFEDDIRKPVGLCLHGAFLYVTQWQNKIKVLRFT, encoded by the exons ATGAAGGCTCCAG AAATGAGCTGCTACAGCTGCAGGGAGAATGGAAACTGCTCTCAAGGTAGTGTTTGGTGCAGTACGTGTGAGATCTACCTGTGCACAACGTGTCACAGAATCCACAGTACCTTGCCCGTGTCACGTGATCACACAGTTACTGATGTTGAAGGAACCAGAATCAGGAACAAGAACAAATGCGAGAAACATTCAAACAGAACTTTGGAATTTTACTGCAAGGATTGCATGAAGACCGTCTGTCCAGTCTGCTGCGTTCTGTACCACCGGAAGTGTGAATCTGTTGTTACTCTTCAGTCTATGATTCCGGAAATGAGAAGCACCTTGCAGGAAAACTCGCagattatttctattaaaatcACAGATATTCATTCAAAGGTAAGCGCCAACAGGAGCATCTACACCCAGATGCAACAGGGCATAACTGGTCTGCAGTCTGAAATCACCTCTTACTGTCAGTTAACGAGGGAACTGATCACAGAGAAAGAGGATGTTATGTTGAAGGACCTCGACAAACGGACGAGGGAACAGAGGGAGACTCTACATGATCTCATCAAGAGTGGGGAGAGTGAAGAAGTGATGCATAAACAACATGTAGAATTCATTCAGAGAACCCTGGAGTCTGAGGACACCATGGACATATATGAGGTGTACCAGGCTTGTTTATCGGGGGAGATTCTTGCAACGTCGATTGAAGATTATGCCATAACTAAAATTCAGCCGAACCTGGCGGTCAAGGTTAAAGCAGAGTTGGAAAATATTAGAACTATTCTGAACGAGTCACTGTTGCTCTGTTCGGAGTCTCACAATGCAGGTAGTGTATCGTCGACTATAGCCAAAGACATGCAGGCTAGAGATGACCGAGGTTGCATTGGTACTGTTGAAGAGTCGGATGACACGGGTATACATGGAAACCTTGAGACTAAACAGGAAAGTGAGTCTGACAGACAGGGACCAAAGCTGGACACAGACGAACAGATCAAAACAGATTCCAAACGTAACTTCTGGAATGGACTTGATGCAAATTTTCATGACGGTCCGATGAAGAACAATGACAAAGGTGGTACAGATATGGAGAAAGACGCGACATGTGAATCGAAGCTTTGGTCCATGAGTCCTGACGAGTCAGACAGCCTACacatggtcacaatgtgtgCAAAGAGCTCAAAGCTCCAGAGATCGAGAAAAAGGCACAACTCGGCCCCACAGCTCAACAGCGATTCGCACACTACTGTGAAGGCTGCTCCAAATGACAAGGAGTGTTTGGACGTTGGATCAGTTCATGGAGGCATGTTTGACACACAGAAACCACTGGCAGGTGATGTGAAGATACTTGGGACAGTATTTACAGAAGCATTTCCACTCAAATCAGAGCAGATGCATCAGTCAGTTCCAAATTTAACAACGAAACGTCACGATGGAACTGACCTTTCCCTGCACCTTGAAACAGAACATAGCTGTTCATCAAGCCGTGGAATTCTGTCGACATGGAATGGCGATACCTCTACAACAAACCGTGAGGAACTCGAACTGAAGAGAGATTTGACCCCTGGAACAGTTTCAGAACGAACTGAAACCCAAGGGCCAGAGGTGCAAGAATCTGAAAGTCTTAAGTCAAAGATTTTTCTTCCACATGATAATAACTCCGTTGTGGAGGAGTCATTTACAGATGATTTAGAAAACGTTTTGAAAGATGAGTCTGTGCAAATGCTGAAAGTGGACAAACAGAACGGAGATGATCATGAAGAATCAAATGGGGATTTGCTGGAGGATACAAAAACTGATACCAAAGAAACTGATGACAATGTATCTAGAAGTCTACAAGAACATCAACGATCTGAAACAGAAGGGGCCTATAACTTTCATTCGGATTCTTTGCCTGTGTATCATGATACCATACAGGCTGTAAATAGCTTGGACCTTGCTGTACTTTCTGTGGAACATGGTTTTGTATATGCAGTAACCAATGCAATGGATAGAGCAGTAAAATGTATATACAGAACAAGCAAGAAAAGATGCGAAAATACTTTGAGGATCTCAAATCTCCCTTGGGCCGTGGCAAAGATGTCCAACACCATGGTGGCGGTCACAGTTCCAAGAGCGAGGCAAATCGTTTTAGCCAACGTTGACCCTGAGTTACGACTTCATTCAATCATAAGAACACACAAAGGATACTATGGTCTGGCAGTGTTAGAAGATTCTATGTTTGTTGCGGGCAACACTTCCGATTCATGTATAGATATTCTCGCTTTATCTGGTAGGGTCATCAGAACAATATCTAACAGTTCCGTAAAATGTCCTAACTTTATCTGTCCAACTCCAAAACAAGGTTTCATAGTATCTGATCGTCAGACAAAAACTGTGACATGTTTCACGGCCACGGGAGAAGTTGACTTCACATACTCCTCCCAGGAACAGGGGTTTAAGGAAAACAGAGGCATAGTGACCACTGACTCGGGGCACGTTTTGGTGGCAGACGCTGAGGCAGACAAGGTTCTGTTATTAACAGAGAAGGGGCAATACGTCAGAGATGTGTTAACATTTGAGGATGACATACGTAAACCAGTCGGTCTGTGTCTTCATGGTGCATTCTTGTATGTCACCCAGTGGCAGAACAAGATCAAAGTGCTCAGGTTTACCTGA
- the LOC137284251 gene encoding uncharacterized protein, translating into MKPLARMFSVLLLIFLAGCLLTLTTWPIQQMADISVGEVAATDIHVTKETHNDGDSVSLVRARQHMKPNRPIENSTPVDENTTLHVSDESKSRSRPHKRYLIYLCDDMRSCGGWGDRQRGMVAAYLLAVVTGRQFGINMSYPCDIKMFYVPNMVNWYVLVKDIRGLNWEIVDWMDNRKDEVDVESDFNIQHPSDVIFLKTNQDIINRIRRSRRYGRNIPKTLKDKSRAKVFQTVWENLMKKSFHFEERLDRFMSRVPEKTDLVCAHVRMRKNPNMLSDASQINALSSVDTLWRFLSKFKNTSRIFVASDSVEVRNSARKWFGDREIDTDGVVLHIDRQGHASSACIGLEMALLDQAILSLCKVLVVSTSNFSIRGAMMSKLKQKLYMFENGTISTFNLS; encoded by the exons AT GAAGCCACTGGCACGCATGTTTAGTGTCCTCCTGCTAATATTTCTGGCTGGCTGCTTGCTGACTCTTACGACATGGCCCATCCAACAGATGGCTGACATCAG TGTAGGGGAGGTGGCCGCCACTGACATCCATGTTACCAAGGAGACACACAATGACGGCGACTCTGTTTCCCTTGTTAGGGCCAGGCAGCACATGAAACCAAACAGGCCCATTGAGAACAGCACACCAGTTGACGAGAACACGACATTACACGTCAGTGATGAATCGAAGTCCCGCTCTAGACCCCACAAACGGTACCTCATCTACCTCTGTGACGACATGCGTTCTTGTGGAGGTTGGGGAGACAGACAGAGGGGCATGGTAGCTGCTTATTTGCTTGCCGTGGTAACAGGTCGACAGTTTGGTATTAATATGTCTTACCCTTGTGACATCAAGATGTTCTATGTTCCAAATATGGTCAACTGGTACGTGTTGGTGAAGGACATTCGTGGTTTAAATTGGGAAATAGTGGATTGGATGGACAACCGCAAGGACGAAGTTGACGTGGAAAGTGACTTCAATATTCAACACCCTAGTGATGTTATCTTCCTGAAAACAAACCAAGATATCATCAACAGAATAAGGAGGAGTCGAAGATATGGTCGCAACATTCCAAAGACGTTAAAAGATAAAAGTCGAGCTAAAGTCTTCCAGACCGTATGGGAAAATCTGATGAAGAAATCTTTTCATTTTGAAGAACGTTTAGACAGATTCATGAGCAGAGTACCAGAGAAAACAGATTTAGTTTGCGCTCACGTTCGGATGAGGAAAAATCCTAACATGCTCAGTGACGCCTCTCAGATAAATGCATTATCCTCTGTAGACACATTATGGAGATTTCTATCTAAATTTAAAAATACTAGCCGTATTTTTGTAGCTAGTGACTCGGTGGAAGTAAGAAATAGTGCCAGGAAATGGTTCGGTGACCGTGAAATTGACACGGATGGCGTGGTGCTTCATATTGATCGTCAAGGACATGCTTCTAGTGCTTGTATTGGCCTGGAGATGGCGCTGCTAGATCAAGCCATTCTCAGTCTCTGCAAGGTGCTTGTTGTGTCCACAAGCAACTTCAGTATCAGAGGAGCAATGATGTCAAAGCTAAAACAGAAactatacatgtttgaaaatggaaCTATCTCGACATTTAACCTCTCGTGA
- the LOC137283956 gene encoding beta-1,3-galactosyltransferase 5-like: protein MVSQAEDVIGRFISICKRRTRKRGFLLFLTVIVTVSLYLYLVGFPSPAPGVQDAGTRHLGMVLGNRNDKQHAIDIVSNKIFPLKHPAYEQIPGLFNYSLLKEGEERHPLVNLHQYQFTLNSDLCLRGHVYLLMIVHSALGHFNYRRRIRKTFGSVRKAWNRTVVLVFTVGVSNNETLQNSVVREANEFKDIIQGNFIDVYRNLSIKHIMGYHWMLNHCPEAAFVLKTDDDMFVNPYVIVKYLTQLKEPTNQLLGAIGHRYVPWRDSTVKWYVSTAQYPFKTWPDFCRGLGFIVSKDVLSKLYHASSVTRFIPMDDVFVTGVIRSNLGINATDYGDLRYSCTTRVPVSKFLRAGVMFTFDSCLKLAFKNASAMKMYTNGTYRFSMLDRSIFIS from the exons ATGGTCTCTCAAGCAGAAG ATGTCATTGGCAGGTTTATATCCATTTGCAAGAGGAGGACCCGGAAGCGTGGGTTCCTCTTGTTTCTAACCGTGATCGTCACGGTGTCACTCTACCTGTACCTTGTCGGATTCCCATCTCCTGCCCCAGGTGTACAAGACGCGGGTACACGCCACCTGGGTATGGTCCTCGGGAACAGAAATGACAAGCAACATGCCATTGACATTGTCTCCAATAAGATCTTTCCACTCAAACATCCCGCTTATGAACAGATACCTGGATTGTTCAACTATTCTCTGTTAAAGGAAGGTGAAGAGAGACATCCTCTTGTAAATCTGCATCAGTATCAGTTCACCTTGAACTCTGACCTCTGTCTGAGAGGTCACGTGTATCTGCTAATGATTGTTCACTCAGCCTTGGGTCATTTCAATTATCGACGTCGAATCCGAAAAACCTTCGGAAGCGTTCGTAAAGCGTGGAATAGAACAGTCGTCCTTGTTTTTACCGTCGGGGTTTCAAATAATGAAACGCTTCAAAACAGTGTCGTAAGAGAAGCTAACGAATTTAAAGATATAATTCAAGGGAATTTCATTGATGTATATAGAAATCTGAGTATAAAACACATAATGGGTTATCACTGGATGCTGAATCATTGTCCTGAAGCAGCCTTTGTGTTGAAGAcagatgatgacatgtttgtaAACCCATATGTGATTGTCAAGTATCTAACTCAGCTAAAGGAACCCACCAACCAGCTCCTAGGTGCAATTGGTCATAGGTATGTCCCATGGAGGGATTCTACAGTGAAATGGTACGTTTCAACAGCCCAGTATCCGTTCAAAACGTGGCCCGATTTTTGTCGAGGACTTGGTTTTATTGTATCCAAAGACGTTTTGTCCAAACTTTACCATGCGTCCTCAGTTACGCGCTTTATCCCAATGGATGATGTGTTTGTCACGGGCGTTATAAGATCAAATTTAGGCATTAATGCTACAGATTATGGGGACCTGAGATATAGCTGTACCACAAGAGTGCCTGTGTCGAAATTTCTCAGGGCTGGAGTGATGTTTACATTTGATTCCTGTCTGAAGCTTGCGTTCAAGAATGCGAGCGCAATGAAAATGTACACCAACGGTACATACCGTTTCTCCATGTTGGACAGAAgcatatttatttcataa
- the LOC137283957 gene encoding beta-1,3-galactosyltransferase 1-like, with translation MSGFNRRITRRIFLLNVAVLCVLTLLVIMQYQRIPFQHMTHVGDDPRKVDSTYHGYEHWKPFDGKTIITIQNFTQPKGKDGEHALENRNDKYDIEPRSPQQENHILPTDPNKTDHRQMKSSHGVLEVTPTRRRTFDVSNQHTIQSRIHSGHQRTHSSLVKGLPFNISTTEQIPGLFNYSVLKEGEDRHPLVNLHQYQFTLNSDLCLRGHVYLLMIVHSALGHFNYRRRIRKTFGSVRKAWNKTVVLVFTVGVSNDDTLQNSVVREANEFKDIIQGNFIDAYRNLSIKHIMGYHWMLNHCPEAAFVLKMDDDMFVNPYVIVKYLTQLKEPTNQMICTVFKGFLPQRKQNHKYHVPRTMYPFNVWPDFCQGFAYIISRDVLSKLYDTSSVTHFVVMDDVYVTGILRSITGIKARGFGTLKGQCHWERNITISQLNSIGVMISYTSYISHVFKKWNLISVYTDGSYHSSEVDKSSFIKLC, from the coding sequence ATGAGTGGATTTAACAGAAGGATAACGAGAAGGATATTTCTACTGAATGTTGCGGTATTGTGTGTATTGACATTACTGGTTATTATGCAGTATCAACGTATTCCGTTCCAGCACATGACACATGTTGGCGATGACCCCCGTAAGGTGGACAGCACCTACCATGGTTACGAACACTGGAAGCCATTTGACGGTAAAACCATTATCACAATCCAGAACTTCACTCAGCCTAAGGGCAAGGATGGGGAACATGCCTTGGAGAATAGAAATGACAAATATGACATTGAACCGAGGAGCCCACAGCAAGAGAACCACATTTTACCCACCGATCCTAATAAAACCGATCATAGGCAAATGAAGAGTAGCCATGGCGTTCTTGAAGTTACTCCCACTAGACGTAGAACATTTGACGTATCTAATCAGCATACCATACAAAGCAGGATTCACTCGGGTCATCAACGCACTCACAGTTCCTTGGTGAAAGGTCTCCCATTTAATATATCTACCACTGAACAGATACCTGGATTGTTCAACTATTCTGTGTTAAAGGAAGGTGAAGATAGGCATCCTCTTGTAAATCTGCATCAGTATCAGTTCACCTTGAACTCTGACCTCTGTCTGAGAGGTCACGTGTATCTGCTAATGATTGTTCACTCAGCCTTGGGTCATTTCAATTATCGACGTCGAATCCGAAAAACCTTTGGAAGCGTTCGTAAAGCGTGGAATAAAACAGTCGTCCTTGTTTTTACCGTCGGGGTTTCAAATGATGACACACTTCAAAACAGTGTCGTAAGAGAAGCTAACGAATTTAAAGATATAATTCAAGGGAATTTCATTGATGCGTATAGAAATCTGAGTATAAAACACATAATGGGTTATCACTGGATGCTGAATCATTGCCCTGAAGCAGCCTTTGTGTTAAAGATGgatgatgacatgtttgtaAACCCATATGTGATTGTCAAGTATCTCACTCAGTTGAAGGAACCTACCAATCAGATGATATGTACAGTGTTTAAGGGGTTTCTCCCACAAaggaaacaaaatcataaatatCACGTTCCCAGAACAATGTATCCTTTTAATGTCTGGCCTGATTTCTGTCAGGGATTTGCATATATTATATCCCGGGATGTACTGTCCAAGCTTTACGATACTTCGTCTGTCACGCATTTTGTTGTCATGGATGATGTGTACGTGACTGGAATATTGAGATCAATCACTGGAATAAAGGCCAGGGGATTTGGAACCCTCAAAGGCCAGTGCCATTGGGAGAGAAACATCACAATTTCCCAATTAAATAGTATCGGAGTCATGATATCTTATACGTCTTATATCAGTCATGTATTCAAGAAGTGGAATTTGATTAGCGTATACACCGATGGTTCGTACCATTCGTCAGAGGTTGACAAGAGTagtttcataaaactgtgttga